CACTCTCACTAGCTGTTAAAAGCAATAAAGGAATATCCCCAAGATTTTTCCCTAGTTCTTTATTTTTAGGAAGCTGCTTTATTTCTTCTAAAGCATTTCGGTTGCATAATCTATTGTAGAACATCATCATAGATAGGTCTCTTACTTCTTCTGACTTTGGAAGACTCCCTTCTAAAATAGATGGCTTTAATTTATCCATAACATAAGTTTCAAATCTAAGTATTCCTGTAAATCTTGAGAACCTAATTATATTGGTAGACCAAGAGAGTGGAGGTTCTTGCTTATGATAATTTACAGAACCTGCATCCAACATCACTACACCAGCTACTAATTCAGGGTAACGTTGTGCAAATTGTAATACTTCTGTACCCCCTATAGAGTGCCCAACTAATACATACGGTCCTGTTTCACCTGACTTATCTAGCAACTCATATAAATCTTTGTTAATTTGTTCAAGTGTTCTAGGTCTAGATGTTGATTCGCTCCAGCCATAGCCAGGTCTATCATAAGCCACAACCCTATTTTCCTTAGCCAACTCATTAAATGCCTCATAAAAATGACCATAAGTGAAACCACTTCCACCACTTGTAAAAACTATAGTAAGATCACCTTCTCCCTTTCCATAAATGTGCATTTTATCCTCACCTATTTTTATCATCTCTCCTGGAGGTGGATTTTGTTTGAACTCTATTTTTTTACGCACTTGGTGATAAATGGTACTTGCTATTAATATAATCAATATCACTAATATTATTTTAATTATCACTTTTTTCATCCTTTCCAATTCTCAACTCATCCTTTCCAATTCGCAACCTTTTAATTTGCAAAAATACATTTTTTTGACGAATTACTTAATAGTAAACTGATACCTCTTTGAGCATAACCACACAGACAAAAACGAAATGCATTTATATCATGTTTATATGTCTTCTATACTTTTTTACTTCTTCTCCGTTTTGTTAATGCTAAACAAGACAGAGTGCGCCTTCTTGCCAGAAGCGGGCTTTTTATACTTAGAAAAAATTTCCTGCATTTCTTTTTGGAGCATTTCTTCATCCTCTGTAGACAAGTACACCATAAAGTCAAGTAACAGATGTAGCTTACTTTCCTTTTGAACTCCAGTCTGCTCTTCCTTCATGATCTGGTGTAAAGAACTAATAAAATCATCACGAAATGTATCAAAAGTTTTACGAAGAAGGAGCAGTTTTTGTTTGGTAAAAGCATCATCTATTTCATTTAAAAAATCCTCATCCAAGATAAAATAGTCTGCCGTCGCCTCGTAATATCGAGCAGTAATACCATTAACTACCTCAGTGTGGCTTTGTTTGACTGCTCCAATTTTTTCTAGCTTTTTTAAATGGAAGTGTGCAGACGCAGGTTTAACTCCTAAGCGATCGCCAATCTCTTTCCCATGCAAGGGAACACCCTCCATATTTAATAGCTTGAAGATACGCTGTCGTTGAGGCGACGACATAACTTGAACATCCTCTTCCGATGATACTATCAATACTCTGCTGCCCTCGTGCATAACTATTCTACCCTTATCTGTTACTTTTGTATTTTCTGTCACCGCAACCATCTCTCCTTTGATCGTCTTTTATTCCAACCTAAGTCTATCTTTGTTCGATGGGACACCATCCTTTACCGATAACCATTTGCCGTTATCGAATATCTCATAATTGCTAAAGGCACAGGGAATTCCTTTAGCAATGGACATATCTGCACTGTCCATCAACTGAAAGTGAAGATGTGGAGCTGTGGAATTACCCGAATGACCAACACGCCCCAAAATATCTCCCTTCTTCACATACTGTCCTTCCACCACTTCAATAGAATCCGTCTGCAAGTGCGCGAAAAGTGCGTAAATCTGTTCTCCACACATAATTATAACGTAATTACCTACAACAGTTTGGATATCATGTTTAGCAGGATTGAATAAAAACGCGTTTTTTAGTGCAATTGACAAGTCTCTTACCAAGTGAACCCTGTTGCGTTCAATTATTACATCTTTTACAGTAATAACTCTGCCGTCACAGTGAGCATATACTTCTCGCCCCCAACCATAACATTCTTTTAGTGTTACCCCAAGCGTATAGTATTGCAGGCTACTCCCATGATAGAAAGGTCTGCCTTTGCGAACCCAATCCACCATTACAAAATCATACGCGTATCGTTGACCCAGCATATCAGTACCATGACTTGGAATAACATTTGCTGGTGTGTTGCACGCCCACCACTCTCCTCTTAGCGGGAAATCAACGATAATTGAATTGGTTAGTTCATTCATATTCGATCGACTCCTAGTTTACATTCTTAACGTTATATTGTATTTAACGTTAGATACAATATAACATGAGCCAAATTTACTTTCAAGTGTTTTTTCTACAATTATTTCGTGTCGTAGCAATTACCGTAGCTTTAACATCACACTCAACACCTGACTTAAATTCAACCTTAAACTTCTCTTCAAAAATCGTCACTTTCTCAATGAGTCTTCTTACCAGTTGCTCATCATACTCTTCCAATTCTCCTGGCTGCTCACCTAAGAATTCGGCCATTTCAATAATTCGTTGCCTTTTACCTTCATGCTCTACATTTTCAACCAAGACACTTTGCTTCAATTCTCTAGGGCGACAGATCTCACCCGCTACACCCTCATAATTTTCTTTGGAATTGGCCAGTCTTAATAATTCTTTTTGAAGAGTGGCCAGTTTTTCATCAATGCTTTTTGTAGCCTTGTCGCTATCTTCATTTACAACGGCGGCGATGTTCTCTTTTAAGACTACAGGGAAAGTGTCTTTTTCAGCCAATACCTCATTCATTGCTTTTACAACCGCAGTCTTTAGAACTTTTTCGTTGAGGGTTGGAGAAGAGCAGGCAGAACCTTTTTCTTCAAGGAGGCTGACGCATCGCCAGACAATGGGTCTGCATCCTCGATTATTCCAGCGGACTCTTTTGGGGGACTCATCTATTCTTTCTTTTCAACCTATACGTTATCTAGTCTATCAACTCAACCTTATCTGTTTTTAGTCCCAAATTTTGCACAAAAGAAACCCTTGATATGTTCCCCAAGCACATATCAAGGGTTTTAGTCGAATTGACAGATTTACTTTCAATCTATGAAATTCAGTAATTTCAATACTTTTCGGCTTTACATTTTAGACATCATACAGACCGTCTCAACATGGCTTGAGTTGATGGCATTGATGTCAGAAGTTGATTTTTAACCCCGACGTATGGGGGAACATATCCATAACATTTTTAGAACTATCGGTAGTGGGGAACATATCTACTTAATAGCCTACTCCTCTATTAGTCCAATTTTATGTCTCACTTCGGTAACAGTATTAAGTATTACTTCCGTAGGTACAATCTCTGAGATATCGCTTAAATCTTCTATGTCAAATGTGTAATGATCTTCTACAGTTTTATTTAAAACTAAAAACCGATACTCTTGTTGGTGCTCATACTTTTTTCGTTTCCAAAAAGCTATGCGTCTATAATCTTCTGCTACTTCTTGAAAGTGCTGTAGAATATTCTTATTATAATACTTAACTCTATCTCGTGAGAAACTGGCTTTATCGGCAACTAACCCTCTTTCCATTCTTTCAAAGAATTCTTGAGTGTTCTTAATTAATAAAACGCTGTCTCCAAACTTTGATATCCTTTCCTTTTGCTCGTCTGTAAAGGTAAATTCAATGGATAATATATCATCATTTAAATCCGCATTAGTAAAATTTCTATAATCTAAAATATACATACACATAACCGGCGATTTCTTTAATCCTAAATTCATAGTCGCCATATTAGCTTTAAATTTATGTATTGGTTCATTAGTTTCCGGATTGAGAATGCTTATATCAAGATCATGTATAGGCATTAGTCCATCAAATTTATCCCCAACATCCTCATTAGAAGTTTCATTCTCCAAATTGATGTAATAATCTAAATTCTTCATATATACTTTGCCTTGCTGGAGCTTTTCCAAGTTTTCCTTAGAACCAAACTTCATAAGTATAAAAAAGGAATCTGTAGCTTGTTTTATCAACTCATCCTTATTACTAATTTTCTCATCCATTAAAATCCCCTC
This genomic interval from Proteinivorax tanatarense contains the following:
- a CDS encoding M23 family metallopeptidase, with the translated sequence MNELTNSIIVDFPLRGEWWACNTPANVIPSHGTDMLGQRYAYDFVMVDWVRKGRPFYHGSSLQYYTLGVTLKECYGWGREVYAHCDGRVITVKDVIIERNRVHLVRDLSIALKNAFLFNPAKHDIQTVVGNYVIIMCGEQIYALFAHLQTDSIEVVEGQYVKKGDILGRVGHSGNSTAPHLHFQLMDSADMSIAKGIPCAFSNYEIFDNGKWLSVKDGVPSNKDRLRLE
- a CDS encoding ArsR/SmtB family transcription factor, with the protein product MTENTKVTDKGRIVMHEGSRVLIVSSEEDVQVMSSPQRQRIFKLLNMEGVPLHGKEIGDRLGVKPASAHFHLKKLEKIGAVKQSHTEVVNGITARYYEATADYFILDEDFLNEIDDAFTKQKLLLLRKTFDTFRDDFISSLHQIMKEEQTGVQKESKLHLLLDFMVYLSTEDEEMLQKEMQEIFSKYKKPASGKKAHSVLFSINKTEKK
- a CDS encoding alpha/beta fold hydrolase, with translation MIIKIILVILIILIASTIYHQVRKKIEFKQNPPPGEMIKIGEDKMHIYGKGEGDLTIVFTSGGSGFTYGHFYEAFNELAKENRVVAYDRPGYGWSESTSRPRTLEQINKDLYELLDKSGETGPYVLVGHSIGGTEVLQFAQRYPELVAGVVMLDAGSVNYHKQEPPLSWSTNIIRFSRFTGILRFETYVMDKLKPSILEGSLPKSEEVRDLSMMMFYNRLCNRNALEEIKQLPKNKELGKNLGDIPLLLLTASESEPKHHDIERDELFMEDQKSLLEWSTNSKQKMVEGSHMFLLYEPEIVIEELLDFLDNMVE
- a CDS encoding DNA recombinase — translated: MNEVLAEKDTFPVVLKENIAAVVNEDSDKATKSIDEKLATLQKELLRLANSKENYEGVAGEICRPRELKQSVLVENVEHEGKRQRIIEMAEFLGEQPGELEEYDEQLVRRLIEKVTIFEEKFKVEFKSGVECDVKATVIATTRNNCRKNT